The genome window CGTGGCAGCTCCATCGGCATCTGGATTGGGTGATCAAGATGGAGCTGATCCGGTCGTACATGGAGCGGCGGAAGGTGGGATTCGAGGACCAGCGGATCTCGATGCTGGATCTGCAGTTCCACGATATCCGGCGGGAGAAAGGGCTGTTCTACGTCCTAGAGCGGCAAGGGTTGGTGGAGCGGATTCTTACCGACGCGGAGATCGCGGAAGCAGTCGAATTTCCTCCACTGGACACCCGGGCCTATTTCCGGGGCATGTGTCTTCGGAAGTATCGGGATCAGGTCTACGGGGCCAGTTGGAGTTCCGTCTTGTTTGACAGCGGCGACCTCGCCGTGAAGAAAATTCCCATGGCCGAGCCGACGCGAGGGACCCGGAAGTTGGTCCAGGAGATCCTGGACCGATCCGACACCGTGAGCGAGCTTTTGGACAACCTCACGGGATGAGGAGGTGGCACCTATGAGCGAGCAGGAGCGCAAGGTCAAGCGCCCTAAGGAACCGCCAAAGGGTGAGGAGGTCCAGGGCAAAGCGACGGTCACCGAGAAGGGGAAAAAGATCAAGGAGGATCTGGACAATCTGATGGATGAGATTGACGAGATCCTGGAAGAAAACGCCGAGGAGTTCGTTCGAAACTATGTGCAGCGAGGAGGCGAATAAGCGTGTTTTTAGACCTCTCATATACCGGTTCCAGCTTTTGCGATCTCCTGACAGAGCGTTTTCCGTTCCTGTTAACCAAGTGGGAGGGTCTTCAGTTTTCTCCGGATGAGATCACTCCTCTGCCCACGGGGACGACGGTATTGGCCTTGAAGTACGAAGGGGGGGTGATCGTCGTCGGGGATCGACAGGCCACCGAGGGGACCATGATATCGGCCCGACGGATTGAGAAGGTATTCAAAGCTGACGAGCATTCAGCCATTGCCATAGCCGGCGTGGCGGGGCCTTGCCTTGAGATGGCTCGCCTCTTCCAGACGGAACTGCAGCACTATGAGAAGCTGGAGGGGGTCGAACTGAGCACCGAGGGGAAAGCGAATAAGCTCGGCCAGATGGTGAAAATGAACTTCCCGATGGCCCTCCAAGGACTCGTGGTTATTCCGATCTTTGTCGCCTACGACTTCAAGCGGGCGGAAGGAAAAATCTATAAGTACGATGTGACCGGTGGGAGGTACGAGGAGGCTGAATACTACGCCACCGGTTCTGGAGGGGGACACGCTCGGGCCACCATGAAGAAGGGGTACCGATCGGAGATGGACGAGGAGGCGGCGATTCACACCACCCTTGAGGCCCTCTATGACGCCGCCGAAGAGGACATTGGAACGGCAGGACCTGATTTTGTCCGTGGGATCTTCCCTACCATTAAGACCGTGACCGACCGGGGGATCCTAGACGTGGAGGAAGCGCGGGTTCGGGCGGTGTGCGAGGGCATGGTCGAGACCCGGCGGAGGAACCACTAACATGCCGATGCCTTTCTATGTTTCCCCCGAACAGATGATGCAGGACAAGGCGGAGTATGCCCGAAAGGGCATCACCAAGGGAAAGTCCATCATCGCCCTGGCGGGAAAGCAAGGAATCCTTCTGGTGGCTGAGAACCCAAGCTCGTCGCTCAATAAGATCTCGGAAGTCTACGACCGGATTGCCTTCGCAGGTGCCGGGAAATATAGTGAGTTTGAGAATCTGCGGAAGGCCGGCATCCGCTATGCTGATCTCAAAGGGTACGCTTACGGCAGAGAGGATGTGACTGCCAAGTCTCTCGCCAACGTATACTCTCAGACCATCGGGAATATTTTCAGTCAGGAGATCAAGCCGCTTGAGGTGGAGATCCTTGTTGTGGAAGTGGGGGAGACGACGGCGCAGGACGAATTGTACCAGATTTCCTTCGATGGGGCTATCGGAGACGAGCGGGGTCACGCGGCCATCGGCGGGCAGGCGGATGAGTTGAAGCAGTACCTGAAAGACAAGTACGACGAGGGGGTCACCCTGGAGGTTTCTCTGACACTGGCGGTGAGCGCCTTAGAGGCCTCGGCGAATCAGAAGGTCAGGGCCCAGAACCTCGAGGTGGCAATCTTGGATCGGCACCATCCGGGCAGGAAGTTTCGCCGGTTCACGGCGGCGGAGCTGGCAGACCTGGCCGAGGGCCTTGAATCGTAGAAGAGTCCCCCGGTTATCGGTCGAGAGGGAGCGGCGGCGGGCACCAACGCTGCAATCATGCAAACGAGAATCTTCGGTCTTGAAAATGAATATGGCCTTATCTCCTCTTCGCTCGGCGGGAAACTGAACCTCTCGGTGGAGAGTGCCCTCGGGTACCTCTTTGAAAAGGTGGTCTCTCGCCAGCGGGGGACCAATGATTTCCTCCGAAACGGGGCCCGCCTGTATCAAGATACCGGCTGTCATCCGGAGTATGCCACTCCCGAATGTGACAATCCCCTAGACCTGGTGATTCATGATAAGGCTGGGGAGCGGATCGTAGAGGAGCTTCTCTATGCCGCCGAGCGCAAGCTACGGGAGAACGGGATCTATTGTGAGATTTATGT of Candidatus Methylomirabilota bacterium contains these proteins:
- a CDS encoding proteasome accessory factor PafA2 family protein → WQLHRHLDWVIKMELIRSYMERRKVGFEDQRISMLDLQFHDIRREKGLFYVLERQGLVERILTDAEIAEAVEFPPLDTRAYFRGMCLRKYRDQVYGASWSSVLFDSGDLAVKKIPMAEPTRGTRKLVQEILDRSDTVSELLDNLTG
- a CDS encoding ubiquitin-like protein Pup, which codes for MSEQERKVKRPKEPPKGEEVQGKATVTEKGKKIKEDLDNLMDEIDEILEENAEEFVRNYVQRGGE
- the prcB gene encoding proteasome subunit beta — encoded protein: MFLDLSYTGSSFCDLLTERFPFLLTKWEGLQFSPDEITPLPTGTTVLALKYEGGVIVVGDRQATEGTMISARRIEKVFKADEHSAIAIAGVAGPCLEMARLFQTELQHYEKLEGVELSTEGKANKLGQMVKMNFPMALQGLVVIPIFVAYDFKRAEGKIYKYDVTGGRYEEAEYYATGSGGGHARATMKKGYRSEMDEEAAIHTTLEALYDAAEEDIGTAGPDFVRGIFPTIKTVTDRGILDVEEARVRAVCEGMVETRRRNH
- the prcA gene encoding proteasome subunit alpha, whose protein sequence is MPMPFYVSPEQMMQDKAEYARKGITKGKSIIALAGKQGILLVAENPSSSLNKISEVYDRIAFAGAGKYSEFENLRKAGIRYADLKGYAYGREDVTAKSLANVYSQTIGNIFSQEIKPLEVEILVVEVGETTAQDELYQISFDGAIGDERGHAAIGGQADELKQYLKDKYDEGVTLEVSLTLAVSALEASANQKVRAQNLEVAILDRHHPGRKFRRFTAAELADLAEGLES